One Chloroflexota bacterium genomic window carries:
- a CDS encoding YeeE/YedE family protein gives MSERSCLSSGRARTLAIPLYSAISLRSVLRISAGLIPALAIYLYVVKLQPPLAVFWLFGLAFGFVLQRSRFCFASSFRDIFLLKDGRVLKAIIIGMAIATLGFGLVMYNLVPNISREIFPVNAYVTPLGFHTVLAGIIFGLGMVMAGGCFSGTLYRLGEGYVASLATLVGILGGMGLLLHSWNWWWQNYISFQPRIWLPHFLGWTGAILVTLTLLLLFYLAVLWWESRGGVTARRPLTEQPLVTFGDQVRSLWRTAFVLPWPVVWGGVMLGILNVFEYLFERPWGLTGEVSRWSSGLLGLIRLSPGPIAAGAGPCAVGEASPDLLTWGLMINGGMILGSALAALLASEFKPRFPRQRRRYAQSLIGGALMGYGAGLASGCTIGAFFSAVPSLGLNGWVFGGGLAIGAYLGGKLIQRI, from the coding sequence ATGAGCGAACGGAGTTGCCTCTCATCTGGTCGGGCGAGAACCTTAGCCATCCCTCTATATAGTGCCATATCACTGCGCTCCGTGCTGCGCATCAGCGCCGGGCTCATCCCGGCCTTGGCCATCTATCTCTACGTCGTCAAACTGCAGCCACCGCTGGCTGTCTTCTGGCTATTTGGCTTGGCCTTTGGATTCGTGCTACAACGCAGTCGCTTCTGCTTCGCCTCCTCCTTTCGTGATATCTTTCTCCTCAAGGATGGGCGCGTGCTGAAGGCGATCATCATAGGGATGGCTATAGCCACGCTAGGCTTCGGTCTGGTCATGTATAATTTAGTGCCTAATATCTCTCGTGAAATCTTCCCAGTCAATGCCTATGTAACCCCTCTCGGCTTTCATACCGTGTTAGCGGGGATAATCTTTGGCCTGGGGATGGTCATGGCCGGTGGTTGCTTCTCCGGCACCCTCTATCGGCTTGGGGAGGGCTATGTCGCCTCACTGGCCACCCTCGTAGGTATCCTGGGGGGCATGGGACTTCTTCTCCATAGCTGGAATTGGTGGTGGCAAAATTACATCTCCTTTCAGCCTCGCATCTGGCTGCCCCACTTCCTGGGTTGGACAGGAGCCATCCTGGTTACTCTAACGCTGTTGCTTCTTTTCTACTTAGCCGTGCTGTGGTGGGAATCCCGTGGTGGGGTTACAGCCAGAAGGCCCTTGACCGAGCAACCCCTCGTGACATTCGGGGACCAGGTCCGCAGCCTTTGGCGCACCGCCTTCGTTCTCCCCTGGCCAGTGGTCTGGGGTGGAGTGATGTTGGGCATCCTCAACGTTTTCGAGTATCTCTTCGAGCGACCCTGGGGGCTCACCGGCGAGGTCTCCCGCTGGTCTTCTGGACTTCTCGGTCTGATCCGGCTCTCCCCGGGACCAATCGCCGCCGGGGCAGGGCCCTGCGCCGTGGGAGAGGCCTCCCCTGATCTGCTGACCTGGGGGCTGATGATAAATGGGGGGATGATCCTTGGCTCTGCTCTGGCCGCCCTGCTGGCGAGCGAGTTCAAGCCGAGGTTTCCCCGCCAGAGACGCCGTTATGCTCAATCACTCATCGGTGGGGCCCTGATGGGCTACGGGGCCGGCCTGGCCTCAGGGTGCACCATTGGTGCTTTCTTCTCCGCCGTACCCTCCCTGGGGTTGAACGGTTGGGTGTTCGGGGGAGGGCTGGCCATCGGGGCTTACTTAGGCGGAAAGCTGATTCAGAGAATCTGA
- a CDS encoding winged helix DNA-binding domain-containing protein — MITLEDVQAQRDRRYWRCPDLRIRNEDQAVEFIDEVGFCSLFPVQGLELPSLWEAINGASRELPHHHHDYELNCLWEWKDTLPIRKKVVYGKFIRQKPTFISLSMFPYFYALSGNYGELEDYLDEYRDGRLSEEAKRIYEVLIEQGPLPTSILRRETGLYGQQYATRFDRALVELQSGFKIVKSGISDANRWKYCYVYDILIRWSPEAIARASHIKSKGAMQHIVTKYLQSVIIATEEGIARLFAWDLGQLQRLVTAMIGEGLLQEVTVEGLLGRWLMNRGEG, encoded by the coding sequence ATGATCACCTTAGAGGATGTTCAAGCGCAGCGTGACCGCCGTTATTGGCGCTGCCCTGACCTGCGGATACGAAACGAAGACCAAGCGGTTGAGTTCATCGATGAGGTCGGGTTTTGCTCCCTTTTTCCAGTACAGGGCCTGGAATTGCCGTCTCTTTGGGAGGCCATCAACGGGGCCTCACGGGAGCTGCCACACCATCATCACGATTATGAGCTGAATTGCCTCTGGGAATGGAAGGATACGCTTCCCATACGGAAGAAGGTCGTCTACGGCAAATTTATCAGGCAAAAGCCGACCTTTATCTCCCTCTCTATGTTTCCCTATTTTTACGCCCTTTCTGGTAATTATGGGGAGTTGGAGGATTATCTGGATGAGTATCGGGATGGTCGGCTGAGTGAGGAGGCCAAACGGATCTACGAAGTGCTGATTGAACAAGGACCATTGCCTACCAGTATCCTGCGCCGTGAGACGGGCTTGTATGGTCAACAATATGCCACCCGCTTCGACCGGGCCTTGGTGGAATTACAGAGCGGGTTTAAGATCGTCAAGAGCGGTATCTCGGACGCTAATCGCTGGAAATACTGCTACGTCTACGACATTCTGATCCGCTGGTCGCCTGAAGCGATAGCTCGTGCCAGTCACATCAAAAGCAAAGGGGCGATGCAGCATATCGTCACTAAATATCTACAGAGCGTAATTATTGCCACGGAAGAGGGCATCGCCCGGCTATTCGCTTGGGATTTGGGACAGCTACAGCGCCTTGTTACGGCTATGATAGGAGAGGGCCTGCTCCAGGAGGTCACTGTTGAGGGGCTGCTGGGTCGATGGTTAATGAACAGAGGGGAGGGATAG
- a CDS encoding 2,3-bisphosphoglycerate-independent phosphoglycerate mutase, with protein sequence MIPSEILQQIVVKTPSKIVLFVIDGLGGLPHSETGKTELETARTPNLDHLAALSLCGSSVPISLGITPGSGPAHLALFGYDPIQYDIGRGVLSALGVGFPLEPSDVAARINFATVDENGLVTDRRAGRISSEVNRELCALLRRKIQIADVQLFLETERGHRAAVIFRGDGLSDKLTDSDPQLTGVPPLEVQPLSPEGRKTATIVNEFIAAARAALKNHHPANAVLLRGFAKRPSLPLFSERYKLSAAAIATYPMYKGLARLVGIEVLPCGDTLAEEIKTLQDNFAKYDFFYVHVKAADTAGEDGDFERKVRVLEEIDSYIPALLELKPDVLVVTGDHSTPSALRGHSWHAVPFLLYSRWALPDGVVEFGERALLNGGLGRFLAVEAMPLMLAHALKLIKYGA encoded by the coding sequence ATGATACCAAGCGAGATATTACAACAGATCGTCGTGAAGACGCCTTCAAAGATCGTGCTTTTTGTCATCGATGGTTTGGGTGGCTTGCCCCACTCGGAGACGGGTAAGACAGAGTTGGAAACGGCTCGGACGCCCAACCTCGATCATTTGGCCGCCCTATCTCTATGTGGCTCAAGTGTACCCATCAGTTTGGGTATAACGCCCGGCAGTGGCCCGGCCCATCTGGCCCTTTTCGGTTACGATCCAATACAGTACGACATCGGGCGGGGAGTCCTTTCGGCCTTGGGGGTGGGGTTTCCTCTGGAGCCGAGCGATGTCGCTGCCCGCATCAACTTCGCTACGGTCGATGAAAACGGTTTGGTCACCGATCGGCGTGCCGGGCGCATCTCTAGCGAGGTCAATCGGGAGCTTTGTGCCCTTCTGCGTCGGAAGATCCAGATCGCTGATGTGCAGCTGTTCTTGGAGACTGAGCGTGGCCATCGGGCAGCCGTAATCTTTAGAGGGGATGGTCTTTCAGACAAGTTGACCGATTCTGATCCGCAGCTGACTGGCGTGCCTCCCCTGGAGGTGCAACCTCTCAGCCCAGAGGGCAGGAAGACGGCCACTATCGTCAATGAGTTCATCGCGGCGGCGCGGGCCGCCCTCAAAAATCACCACCCGGCCAATGCCGTGTTGCTGCGGGGGTTCGCTAAGCGGCCGTCGCTCCCCCTCTTCAGCGAACGATACAAATTGAGTGCGGCGGCCATCGCCACGTATCCGATGTATAAGGGGTTGGCCCGCTTGGTTGGTATAGAGGTGCTTCCTTGTGGAGATACTCTCGCTGAGGAGATCAAGACGTTACAAGATAATTTCGCTAAGTACGATTTCTTCTATGTGCATGTTAAGGCCGCTGACACGGCTGGTGAGGATGGCGATTTTGAGCGCAAGGTGCGGGTATTGGAGGAGATCGACAGCTACATCCCGGCCTTGCTGGAGCTGAAACCAGATGTCCTGGTGGTGACAGGCGATCACAGTACGCCCTCGGCCCTGAGAGGTCATTCTTGGCATGCGGTGCCGTTCCTGTTGTATTCCCGCTGGGCGCTGCCCGACGGGGTGGTGGAATTCGGTGAACGGGCTTTGCTAAATGGTGGGCTAGGTCGCTTCTTGGCCGTGGAGGCTATGCCCCTGATGTTGGCTCATGCCCTCAAGCTGATCAAATACGGTGCTTAA
- the cysK gene encoding cysteine synthase A, with product MRTSIVDNVLELIGGTPLVRLQRLVENDAATILAKLESLNPAGSVKDRIALSMIEEAERNGRLKSGDTIVEPTSGNTGIGLAMVAAVKGYHLILTMPEDMSLERRRLLARYGVEVVLTPAIEGMTGAIYAAEQLVANNPGYFMPQQFLNPANPEIHRRTTAREILEATQGKIDAFVAGVGTGGTITGVGEVLKQELREVLIIAVEPARSPVLGGGKPRPHGIQGIGASFIPGVLNREIIDEIIAVTDEDAYECALHLTRQEGLLVGISSGANVFASLQVAARLGQGKVVVTILPDTGERYLSMDFERLAAAKMELSLGR from the coding sequence ATGAGGACTAGCATTGTGGATAATGTCCTTGAATTGATTGGAGGGACACCCTTGGTGAGGCTCCAGCGCTTGGTTGAGAATGATGCTGCCACCATCCTGGCTAAGTTAGAATCCCTCAACCCAGCCGGCAGCGTAAAGGATCGCATTGCCTTGTCCATGATCGAGGAAGCAGAAAGAAACGGACGTCTCAAATCGGGCGATACCATCGTCGAGCCCACCAGCGGTAATACCGGCATAGGGCTGGCTATGGTGGCGGCCGTTAAGGGCTATCATTTGATCCTGACTATGCCCGAAGATATGAGCCTGGAGCGCCGTCGCTTACTGGCCCGTTATGGCGTGGAGGTCGTCTTGACCCCGGCCATCGAGGGCATGACCGGTGCCATTTACGCCGCAGAGCAGCTGGTGGCGAACAACCCAGGCTACTTTATGCCTCAGCAGTTCCTTAACCCCGCTAACCCTGAGATACATCGTCGTACCACAGCCAGGGAGATCCTCGAGGCGACACAAGGAAAGATAGACGCCTTCGTCGCCGGTGTGGGCACCGGAGGGACAATCACCGGAGTGGGGGAGGTGTTAAAACAAGAGCTGAGGGAGGTACTCATCATCGCCGTGGAACCGGCCCGCTCGCCGGTTCTGGGCGGAGGCAAGCCCAGGCCACACGGCATCCAGGGCATCGGTGCTAGCTTCATTCCCGGCGTTCTCAATCGAGAGATCATCGATGAGATCATCGCGGTCACCGACGAGGACGCTTATGAGTGTGCCCTCCATCTGACACGGCAGGAGGGACTGTTAGTCGGCATTTCCTCCGGAGCCAATGTTTTCGCCAGCTTGCAGGTAGCGGCGAGGCTTGGGCAGGGTAAGGTAGTGGTTACTATTCTCCCCGATACAGGGGAACGATACCTGAGCATGGATTTTGAGCGGCTGGCAGCCGCTAAAATGGAATTAAGTTTAGGGAGGTAA
- a CDS encoding DUF11 domain-containing protein, with protein sequence MRKMVRKAPLLAGGLIALILIIALLAWSTAAADATVSVTITPTTVGDITTYAISITNNLGYDITSLTIKGYMPASGSLVSYTPGGTFDGLAVTWINTGIIKDGGKLVGFDYGVKNASGVARAVVSWGSAKGPGSASAEAAAVRPAPAPTPEPPRRGCLACHTVRDPATGKYTLAYEAFERAKAAGLTHPTTAPDGTKLDPKQAQSVAVCLTCHKGSSTAPLPLRSIVHPAHMFSKTFVEHYKGNCFSCHDVDGEGEYLILGKKVDVNEKGVPKVFPIPGTIKP encoded by the coding sequence ATGCGAAAAATGGTTCGTAAAGCGCCATTGTTGGCCGGCGGCCTCATCGCCTTGATCCTCATCATCGCCCTCCTCGCCTGGAGCACGGCCGCTGCCGACGCTACCGTCAGCGTTACTATCACACCCACCACGGTGGGCGACATCACAACTTACGCCATAAGCATTACGAACAACCTGGGCTATGACATCACCAGCCTCACCATCAAGGGCTACATGCCCGCCAGCGGCTCCCTGGTGAGCTACACCCCTGGGGGGACTTTCGATGGACTGGCCGTCACCTGGATCAACACCGGAATCATCAAGGATGGGGGTAAGTTGGTGGGCTTCGACTATGGGGTGAAGAACGCCAGTGGCGTAGCCAGGGCTGTCGTCTCCTGGGGCTCGGCTAAGGGTCCGGGGAGCGCCTCGGCCGAGGCGGCTGCTGTGCGTCCAGCCCCAGCACCCACTCCAGAACCACCACGGCGGGGATGCCTGGCCTGCCACACTGTGCGAGATCCGGCCACTGGAAAGTACACCTTAGCCTACGAGGCCTTCGAACGGGCGAAGGCAGCCGGGCTGACCCATCCCACCACGGCCCCAGATGGCACCAAACTGGACCCGAAGCAAGCCCAATCGGTAGCTGTATGTCTCACCTGCCATAAAGGCAGCAGCACTGCTCCGCTACCGCTACGCTCCATCGTCCATCCGGCCCACATGTTCAGCAAAACCTTCGTGGAGCATTATAAGGGTAACTGCTTCAGCTGCCACGATGTCGACGGCGAGGGCGAATATCTGATCCTCGGCAAGAAGGTAGATGTGAATGAGAAGGGCGTGCCTAAGGTCTTCCCCATCCCGGGGACGATCAAGCCCTAA
- a CDS encoding M67 family metallopeptidase — MFHLEKHYAEEMIRHAWDEYPNEACGILAGRASQVLRLYRAANAAHSQVRYTMEPQEQLRLMQEIDDQEWEILAIYHSHPASAAYPSATDVELAFYPDSLYLIISLQHPEWPEVRGFRIVDGHIEEEQLVVLTTEE; from the coding sequence TTGTTTCACCTGGAGAAGCACTATGCTGAGGAGATGATCCGTCACGCCTGGGATGAGTATCCGAACGAGGCCTGCGGCATCCTGGCCGGGCGAGCCAGCCAGGTGCTTCGTCTCTATCGCGCCGCCAACGCTGCGCACAGCCAGGTACGTTACACGATGGAGCCGCAGGAACAGCTGCGTCTGATGCAAGAGATCGACGACCAGGAATGGGAGATACTGGCCATCTATCATTCGCATCCCGCCTCAGCGGCTTATCCTTCAGCTACCGATGTGGAGCTGGCTTTCTATCCCGATTCGCTTTATCTCATCATCTCCCTTCAGCATCCTGAGTGGCCAGAGGTGCGCGGCTTTCGCATCGTTGATGGCCACATCGAGGAGGAACAACTGGTCGTTCTCACCACAGAAGAATAG
- a CDS encoding sulfurtransferase TusA family protein, with the protein MTELTKIDQEIDLRGEICPYTFVKSKLALEEMESGQVLRVIVDHLPAVDNVPRSLTNEGHQVLDVSQINATDWSITVKKA; encoded by the coding sequence ATGACCGAACTCACCAAGATCGATCAAGAGATAGATTTGCGGGGTGAAATCTGCCCCTACACCTTCGTCAAGTCGAAATTGGCCCTGGAAGAGATGGAGAGTGGACAGGTGCTACGGGTCATTGTCGATCATCTGCCGGCTGTGGATAATGTCCCCCGTAGCCTTACCAACGAAGGACATCAGGTCTTGGACGTGTCCCAGATCAACGCCACCGATTGGTCCATCACGGTTAAAAAGGCTTAA
- a CDS encoding sulfurtransferase TusA family protein, with the protein MIVDVRGETCPYPMLKAVEAMKKAPPGEVIEVYTDHAPALETIPTQAKRLGFTVEIEQTGSPEWRITLKRDIG; encoded by the coding sequence ATGATTGTCGACGTCAGGGGCGAGACCTGTCCGTATCCTATGTTGAAGGCCGTGGAGGCCATGAAAAAAGCCCCGCCCGGCGAGGTGATCGAGGTCTATACCGACCATGCCCCCGCCCTGGAGACGATTCCCACCCAGGCGAAAAGGCTGGGCTTCACCGTAGAGATCGAGCAAACAGGCTCACCTGAGTGGCGCATAACTTTGAAAAGGGATATAGGTTAA
- a CDS encoding sulfurtransferase — METIRQRTTMIPDLVKSKAIFLLTLGLLVLSLVAACAPAAPGVATPSPTLATPTASVGENYANSELLVETAWLAQHSNDTNLRLMDVRSASEYQAGHIKNAVNLPIDLIYDPENPIKGMVLPKDKIEPLLSDLGISNDTVVIAIDATGSINAARLFWTLEYYGHQKVRLLNGGFKKWEKEGREITRVAPKIVKSHFIAKPDPSKVFTKQQVLDSLKKPTTIIVDTRSAKEYSGEDVRAKRGGHIPGAVNIDWTNNLTGGDIPTLKPAAALKKLYEGAGVTKDKEVVVYCQTGTRATHTYFVLRLLGYDKVHNYDGSWSEWGNDPNVPIEK, encoded by the coding sequence ATGGAAACAATCCGCCAAAGGACAACGATGATACCTGACCTTGTAAAGAGCAAGGCCATCTTCCTACTCACTTTAGGCTTGTTGGTGCTCTCCTTGGTCGCTGCCTGTGCACCGGCTGCCCCAGGAGTGGCCACCCCCTCCCCCACGCTCGCTACACCCACGGCGTCAGTTGGGGAAAACTACGCCAACTCGGAACTGCTGGTAGAAACCGCCTGGTTGGCCCAGCACAGCAACGACACCAACCTTCGCCTCATGGACGTGCGGTCGGCCAGCGAGTATCAAGCTGGGCATATAAAGAACGCAGTGAATCTCCCCATTGACCTGATCTACGACCCCGAGAACCCCATAAAGGGGATGGTCCTACCTAAAGATAAGATCGAACCACTCCTGAGCGACCTGGGCATCAGCAACGATACGGTGGTCATCGCCATCGACGCCACAGGTAGCATCAATGCCGCTCGTCTCTTCTGGACCTTGGAATACTATGGGCACCAAAAGGTTCGCCTGCTCAACGGTGGCTTCAAGAAGTGGGAAAAGGAAGGGCGCGAAATTACCAGGGTGGCACCCAAGATAGTCAAATCCCATTTCATCGCCAAACCCGACCCCAGCAAGGTGTTCACCAAGCAGCAGGTTCTCGACAGCCTCAAAAAGCCCACAACCATCATCGTGGATACTCGTTCAGCCAAGGAGTATAGCGGTGAAGACGTACGGGCCAAGAGGGGAGGACATATCCCCGGCGCAGTGAATATCGACTGGACTAATAACTTGACTGGGGGGGATATCCCGACACTAAAACCGGCCGCGGCCCTGAAGAAACTCTATGAGGGCGCAGGGGTGACTAAGGATAAGGAGGTCGTGGTCTACTGCCAGACAGGGACGCGAGCGACGCACACCTATTTCGTGCTGCGCCTGCTCGGCTACGACAAAGTGCACAATTATGACGGCTCGTGGTCGGAGTGGGGCAATGACCCCAACGTACCCATAGAGAAATAA
- the pyrE gene encoding orotate phosphoribosyltransferase: MKFCPKCGGVLAEETIAGRARLVCQSCGFIFFQNPKLVVGVIPMQQGRVLLCRRGIEPGYGRWTFPSGYVELGESVEDAARRETREEANVDVRLDRLLGVYSRPTSQVATVVYIGTIIGGEAAPGNEETEVHFFALDGLPELAFWTTEKALADCFSLLRRPEGGASYLREVTTSKGMETELKQVLSLALFEIGSLKFGEFILRSGMRSPIYLDLRLLISHPPVLKQVAQAVIEKLKGLAFDRIAAVPYAALPIATAVSLEMGVPLLYARQEAKEHGTMRLIEGEFKAGETAVVIDDVITTGTSKLEMIKSLEEAGLKVHDIVVVVDREQGGAEQMALAGYCLHSVIGLREMVHLLHMQGRISAEQLEQTIAFIASGRTEG; encoded by the coding sequence ATGAAATTCTGTCCCAAGTGCGGCGGAGTGCTTGCTGAAGAGACTATTGCCGGAAGGGCACGACTTGTTTGCCAGTCCTGTGGCTTTATCTTCTTTCAAAACCCCAAGCTGGTGGTGGGTGTCATCCCGATGCAGCAGGGAAGGGTGCTTCTTTGTCGTCGGGGCATAGAGCCTGGGTATGGCCGCTGGACCTTCCCATCGGGCTATGTCGAACTTGGAGAGAGTGTTGAGGATGCAGCCCGGCGTGAAACGAGGGAGGAAGCAAACGTTGATGTGCGTCTGGATCGTTTACTGGGGGTGTATTCGCGTCCCACCAGTCAAGTAGCCACGGTAGTCTACATCGGCACGATCATCGGTGGAGAGGCAGCGCCCGGTAATGAGGAGACAGAGGTGCATTTCTTCGCCCTGGATGGTCTGCCGGAGTTGGCCTTTTGGACGACTGAGAAGGCCCTGGCGGACTGCTTCAGTTTACTCCGCCGCCCTGAAGGAGGGGCTAGCTATCTGAGGGAGGTCACTACGTCCAAGGGGATGGAAACTGAGCTGAAACAGGTGCTGTCCCTGGCCCTTTTTGAGATTGGGTCGCTTAAGTTTGGCGAATTCATTTTGAGGTCTGGGATGCGTTCGCCCATCTATTTAGACCTTCGTCTGCTCATTTCCCATCCGCCAGTACTGAAGCAAGTAGCCCAGGCAGTGATCGAAAAGCTGAAAGGTCTCGCCTTCGACCGCATCGCGGCCGTTCCCTATGCTGCTCTCCCCATCGCTACAGCCGTCTCGCTGGAGATGGGTGTACCGCTCCTCTATGCGCGCCAAGAAGCCAAAGAGCATGGCACCATGCGGCTCATCGAGGGCGAGTTCAAGGCCGGGGAGACGGCCGTGGTTATCGATGATGTTATCACTACTGGCACCAGTAAACTGGAGATGATCAAGTCGCTGGAGGAGGCCGGGTTGAAGGTGCATGACATCGTTGTCGTAGTTGATCGGGAGCAGGGAGGCGCTGAGCAGATGGCTCTGGCCGGATACTGTTTACATAGTGTCATCGGTCTTAGGGAGATGGTGCATCTTCTCCATATGCAGGGAAGGATTTCCGCGGAGCAGCTGGAGCAGACGATCGCCTTCATCGCTTCCGGCCGAACTGAAGGTTAG
- the moeB gene encoding molybdopterin-synthase adenylyltransferase MoeB produces the protein MAVSVYIPTSLRRLTGNRARVEIEATDIASLLAALEVAYPGLKEQLVDSDGEIRRHINVYVNQSDLSTLQGKATPLSDGDEVAFIPAMAGGAMPFTEEQIKRYSRHIILPEVGGKGQRKLLAARVLLIGAGGLGSPAALYLAAAGVGRLGIVDFDVVDLSNLQRQILHHVHDLGRPKVQSAAEAIRDINPDVEVVQHAVRLSSENIMDIIADYDIVVDGCDNFPTRYLVNDACVMAKKPNVHGSIFRFEGQATVFMPGQGCYRCLFPTPPPPGAVPSCQEAGVFGVLPGMIGVIQATETIKLILGIGELLIGRLLLYDALTMEFREVRLRRNPECPVCGENPKVTELIDYEQFCGLTPAAH, from the coding sequence ATGGCTGTAAGTGTTTATATTCCCACTTCGTTGCGCCGATTGACCGGCAATCGGGCCAGGGTGGAGATAGAAGCTACCGACATAGCCAGCTTGCTGGCTGCTCTCGAAGTCGCATATCCCGGCCTGAAGGAGCAACTGGTTGATAGTGACGGCGAGATTCGGCGCCATATCAACGTTTATGTCAATCAATCCGACCTGTCCACCCTGCAGGGGAAGGCAACCCCACTAAGCGATGGCGATGAGGTAGCCTTCATACCGGCCATGGCCGGTGGAGCCATGCCCTTCACCGAGGAGCAGATCAAACGCTATAGCCGCCACATCATCTTGCCAGAGGTAGGTGGTAAGGGGCAAAGAAAGCTTTTGGCAGCCCGCGTCTTGCTGATTGGAGCAGGCGGCTTGGGTTCCCCAGCGGCGCTCTACCTGGCCGCGGCCGGTGTAGGACGACTCGGAATCGTCGATTTTGACGTCGTTGACCTGAGCAACCTGCAACGGCAGATCCTGCATCACGTCCACGATCTGGGTCGGCCGAAAGTACAGTCGGCGGCAGAGGCCATCCGAGATATAAACCCGGACGTGGAGGTGGTGCAGCATGCTGTGCGCCTCTCCTCAGAGAACATCATGGACATCATCGCTGATTATGATATCGTGGTGGACGGCTGTGATAACTTCCCCACCCGCTACCTGGTGAATGACGCCTGTGTGATGGCCAAGAAGCCAAATGTGCATGGCAGCATCTTCCGTTTCGAAGGACAGGCAACTGTCTTCATGCCCGGTCAGGGCTGCTACCGTTGCCTCTTTCCGACCCCGCCTCCCCCAGGGGCCGTACCCTCATGCCAGGAGGCCGGCGTTTTCGGCGTCCTACCGGGGATGATCGGGGTGATCCAGGCCACCGAGACAATTAAGCTCATCCTGGGCATCGGTGAACTCTTAATAGGGCGCTTGCTCCTTTACGATGCACTGACGATGGAATTCCGAGAAGTGCGCTTGCGACGCAATCCTGAATGTCCGGTCTGCGGGGAAAATCCCAAGGTCACGGAGCTGATCGACTACGAGCAGTTTTGTGGGCTCACTCCAGCCGCCCACTAG
- a CDS encoding Rrf2 family transcriptional regulator: MKPSTRIDYGVRAMLDLAQHYEQGLIQTSQIAARQNIPEPYLDQLLAIIQKSGLINSTRGPRGGHALARPPVEISLGEVIHALEGAAALQGCGEGTDACELANTCALREVWDRVNESIQEIFNSVTIAELCQRQLSYKVRDRYQI, translated from the coding sequence ATGAAGCCATCGACGAGAATCGATTATGGGGTGAGAGCGATGTTGGACCTCGCCCAGCACTACGAGCAGGGATTGATCCAGACCAGCCAGATCGCCGCACGCCAGAATATCCCCGAACCCTATCTTGACCAATTGCTGGCTATCATCCAGAAGTCCGGGCTGATCAATAGCACGCGTGGCCCACGGGGCGGGCACGCCCTAGCCAGACCGCCGGTCGAGATCAGTCTCGGTGAGGTGATCCACGCCCTGGAGGGAGCAGCTGCCCTACAAGGGTGTGGTGAGGGGACAGATGCCTGTGAGTTGGCCAACACCTGTGCCTTGCGTGAAGTCTGGGACAGAGTGAACGAGTCCATCCAGGAAATATTCAACTCCGTCACTATCGCTGAGCTGTGTCAGCGTCAACTATCTTACAAGGTCCGTGACCGCTATCAGATTTAG